The DNA region GTCGGTTTTCAGCAAAAACATGCCGATGACCGGACCGATTATAAAACCAATATTGCTGAGCGTTTCCCGAATCGCGTAAATTCGGTTTTTGATGCGCGCGTCGGATAAGCGGGCATACGCGGCGTAGCTGGCCGGATGAAACATAGCGCCGCCTAGTCCGGATACGATCGCCGCCAACACAAAACCCACAGGGTGAACAACCGTGGCGTATAGGTAGTATCCCGCCACGCGAGTGGCTACGCCGAGCATGATCGCGCGCCTGTATCCCATTCGGTCAGCCAGCATGCCCAGAAACAATTTCATCCCGTTCTGGACGACGCCGCTTACGGCCAGAACCGATCCCGACAAAGCCGCGCTCCATCCCAACTCCTGGATAAAATGATAGCCGAGCAGCGGCACCAGCATGAAATAACCGACCGCCATCAGGAGCGTATCCGCATACATGCTCAACAAACTGAAACTGAAATAACCCCTGTTGACTGTTGCATTCATAGGTCCCATATGTTTGATTGTAGCATCTGGGACCGAAACGCACAGGGGCTTTTTTTTAGGTTGTATTGTGCATTTTTGGGCTGCAAAAGCATGATTATTTCTTCGGCAATTTCATTGTCACGGTCGTACCTTCCCGGGGAACGCTATCAATGGAAAGCCCATATTGCTCACCATATACCAACTGAATACGTCGGTGTACATTAATGAGTCCGATGCCGCCTCGCTGCTGTCTTCCCACAGTCTCCTGCTCCGTCTGTTCGGCAGTGCTCGATTGCAAGCACGCGCGCAATTGCCGCAGTGCGTCCGGGGCTATGCCCAGACCATTATCTTCCACCGTGATTAGGAAGTGGTCGTCCTTAATTTGCGCATCGATTCGTATATAATGGTGGGCAGCGATTCCATCCTTAAAAGCATGTTGGAATACGTTTTCCACCAACGGCTGCAGCGTCAGCCGCACCATTTTTTCCAGCAGCAGCGCCGGAGAAACGGCGACATCGATTTCGAAATCCCGGCCGATCCGGTGCTTAAGAATAATCATGAAATTGCGCACATGATTCAATTCGTTGACCAGCGTGATTTCCTCCAGATTGGTTTGGATCGAATAACGCAACATAAAGGCCATCGCTTCGACGATTTCGGTAATTTCTTCGGAATCCTGGACGATGGCGTAACAATTGATCGTTTCCAAAGTGTTGTATAAAAAATGCGGGTTGATCTGCAACTGCAAGGCCTGCAATTCGGCCTTTTGCCGTTCGAAACGGGTTTTTTGCAAAGCCAGCTCGGATTTCTGGTTTTTTAGTTCCGCCGCATACACTTTTTCGATCATTTCGGAAAGCCGGGTGACCATCAGATTGTATCGGTGGATTAGCCCGCCGATCTCGTCAGGGCAGTCGTAACCGTCGATCCGGCTCCAGATGCCCTTCTCCGTCTCTCTCATCCCCTCTTTTAACCGGCGGATCGGACGAATGATCGAACGGCCGAAACGGTAAGCGATCCACAATGCGACACACAAGGTCATAAGTCCCACCGCCAAGGTCGTCGTCCGAATGTTTGAAATCGGTTTGCGCAACTCCTTGACAGGCAACGAGTAAACCATTTCCCACCCGAGATATTCGGAATGACGGGAAACAAACAAACGCGGCTCGTTGCCGACCGGTAGCACGAAAGAGTTGTCCTGCCCATTCAGCCTGCCGGTGATGTCTTCCCACTCCTTGTCATTCAGACTAAGCGATTTCGGCCAATAGATCGTCTCGCCACTGTCGTTTATAATAAAAAAGAAGCCGTTTTCCCCCAGATTGAGCTTCTCCCAAACATCAGCCATCTCTCTTGTTTTCACCTCAATCGCAAGAATTCCCTTCGGTTCGTAGGAAACCAATCCTCGGATTCTGCGGGCGATTGTGATCGTTTCCACGCGGGGCGGCGAAATTAGACCGCCTTTCAACACGGCGATTTTCCCGTCGGCCGGAATTCTATCCCGCAAGTATGTCAATCTCTTTACGGGATCGAACTGGGTGTGGTTCAACAGGTTCTGATCGTCCTCCACGATTGCCAAGCCGTTATCCCCGATGACATAGATCATGAAAATTTCGGGATAGCTGATAAACAATTTCTGAAAGATGGTGTTTTGAATTTTCTGGTTCAATTCGTAGTAACGGTACTCGTCGGGCGGCGTCAGATCCAAAAACTGCTTGACGTCCTTTTCCGACAGCACCGACTCGCTCGCCGATTCGTATCTTCTTAAATAAAGCTCGGTTTGCTGCACTGCGTAGTTGATAATCCTGGTCACGTAATTTTCCACTTGCGCGTCCAGCGCTTGCGACGATTTCCAATACGTGAACAGCCCCACCGTCGACAAGGAAAAGATGATAACAATCAAAAAATACACGAAAATTTGCGCGAACAGGCTCTTTCTCATAAGTCGACTCCCAGCATTTCCCGGTATTCGGAAGGCGTGTATCCCGTCATTTTTTTGAATGTCTTGGTAAAGTGGGGGTGATCCGCGTATCCGACTTCGAACGAAATGTCAGTGATTCGATTCCGGGGGTCCGCCAGCAGCTGTTTGGCGCGTTCCATGCGGCGTTTAATCCGGTATTGCACGAACGTCTCTCCCGTTGTCTGCTTGAACAACTGGCTGAAATAGGAAGCGTTCAGACCGATGTAATCGGCCACCTCTTGCAAGGATACGTCGCGGGACAAATGATCGTCGATAAAGCATTTTGCTTCTTCGAACGGATCCTTGGCCCGGCCTTTCCGCCTTTCTTTGATGCGCCGCATGATATCTTTGATATAGGCGAAAAGCTGGCCGAACAATGCGGCGTCGGAGGCAGGCTCGTCGGACCGAAACTCCGGCACGGCCGGCAACAGGTTGCGCCCGTTCAGCCGTTTGCGCAGCAGCGCGCACATTTCTTCGGTTTGCTTGATCTTGCCGGTCAAATGAAGCGCGGCGTTTTCCATTTCCGCCCGCCATTCCGCGATCAACGCGTCCGCCTCTGCTTCGTTCAGCATCCATACCGCCTGGTCCATTCGTTCGATCCATTCGTCCCATTTGGCCAACGAGACGTACGCCAACTCCGTTTTCCGCGCATGGTCCGCCAG from Bacilli bacterium includes:
- a CDS encoding response regulator, coding for MYKVLVVDDEPMIREGLVKLVGQSCPFVKEIHSAENGKEALEQLERIRPDFLLTDIRMPVMDGLELCRIVSEKYSQIQTVIVSGYDDFEYARKSLTFGVKDYILKPITKKGIRDTLQKLADHARKTELAYVSLAKWDEWIERMDQAVWMLNEAEADALIAEWRAEMENAALHLTGKIKQTEEMCALLRKRLNGRNLLPAVPEFRSDEPASDAALFGQLFAYIKDIMRRIKERRKGRAKDPFEEAKCFIDDHLSRDVSLQEVADYIGLNASYFSQLFKQTTGETFVQYRIKRRMERAKQLLADPRNRITDISFEVGYADHPHFTKTFKKMTGYTPSEYREMLGVDL
- a CDS encoding sensor histidine kinase, with product MRKSLFAQIFVYFLIVIIFSLSTVGLFTYWKSSQALDAQVENYVTRIINYAVQQTELYLRRYESASESVLSEKDVKQFLDLTPPDEYRYYELNQKIQNTIFQKLFISYPEIFMIYVIGDNGLAIVEDDQNLLNHTQFDPVKRLTYLRDRIPADGKIAVLKGGLISPPRVETITIARRIRGLVSYEPKGILAIEVKTREMADVWEKLNLGENGFFFIINDSGETIYWPKSLSLNDKEWEDITGRLNGQDNSFVLPVGNEPRLFVSRHSEYLGWEMVYSLPVKELRKPISNIRTTTLAVGLMTLCVALWIAYRFGRSIIRPIRRLKEGMRETEKGIWSRIDGYDCPDEIGGLIHRYNLMVTRLSEMIEKVYAAELKNQKSELALQKTRFERQKAELQALQLQINPHFLYNTLETINCYAIVQDSEEITEIVEAMAFMLRYSIQTNLEEITLVNELNHVRNFMIILKHRIGRDFEIDVAVSPALLLEKMVRLTLQPLVENVFQHAFKDGIAAHHYIRIDAQIKDDHFLITVEDNGLGIAPDALRQLRACLQSSTAEQTEQETVGRQQRGGIGLINVHRRIQLVYGEQYGLSIDSVPREGTTVTMKLPKK